The following DNA comes from Verrucomicrobiia bacterium.
CTTAAGAATATCTCAAGATAGTAACCAAAAACGGCCCTCGGGCCGTTTTTCATATTCTTCCTCTGGCGCGCTACTTTCTTAAGACTCGGTAGAACTATTACTCTCTAAAAAAGTATTAGCATACACCGAAGGTGTATTCAGGCATCTCTTCCTCTGGCGCGCTACTTTTTTAGAGAGTAATAGCTCTATCAATATTCTTCTTCCCAGTGGAGAACACGGACCGCGGATGGGTTAGTAATACCCCCGAGAACTGAGATGATTCGTGTCTCATTATAGGCCAGGTTAAGGCTAAGGCCGGTGTTAATATTCACCGATCCTCCAGCAACCACAGCGCCATCAATGGTAACAGTCTGGTTATTGGTAAAACTCACACTACCTGAAGCGTACATCACGCCGTTCACCGTCCAAGTCCCACTACCGTTGTTCACGTTACTCTTCACGATGATGCCCGCCCGTCCCGTTCCTGGGTCGTTTACCACAAACTGAAAGTTGCTGGCCGCATTGTTAGAAGATAAGTTCCCGTTTACCACAAACAGCCCGTTAGTGGTGATGGTCTTGTCCCTGGCCCAGTTCGTGAACGATAAGCTGCCGTCAATGTAAACTACGGGATTGGGAAAACTAAAGTCATCATCTGCGCCAATCAAACTTTCAAACTGGGCAGGAGTGCAGCGGAGCTGGGTTTCTGCAGCATAGAGCGCGGCGGTGCACTTATTAGTGGCCAGTGAGGTGTACTGCGTAAAGTCATAGCCCGGCACACTCAAGCCCTCTGAGGGTGCGGGGGGATAGTTAGAGGCATAGATACCCGCAGATGTCACCGTGGCACCACTGGCAGAATATGACCCCTCAGCATTAATAGTTCTCCCTGCCGCATTCACGGTAGCTTGGTGAATGGATATATTTCCTAGCATGTACAAGTCACCATTGGTTACTAGCACATCTGACCCACCATTCGTAATTGCCAAACTACCTCCACCAAAGAAAACATTGTCACCAATTGGGGATCCCGGTGGCGTTGAGCCTCGAAACACAGAGGTTTCAATTTTCCGCTGGGCGGTAAACGTCCCGTTGTCCGCAGTACCGGTAACGGTAATCGTGGCGTACCCCGCTCCCTCTGCAGAGGTAACCATGGTCACAGTGAAACCCTGCCCTGTAGCGGGGGTATCTGCTGCGGCATAGGTAACGTTCAAGGTCCCAGCCGCCAATGCATTTGTATATGCCGTATCATTGTTGAGGCGCCATACCGCATCAGTAACACCGGCCTCCGCCACATAGTAGGCCACCGTCCCCTCAACATGGGAACGGGAAATTTTTGATTCTAAAATGGAAATGGTAACAAGGGCAGCGGCGCCGAACATGCAGACGCCTAATAGAATGAGGATGGTAGCAAGTGCATACCCCTTCTGAGGTTTACGAAAGATGGGCTTCATAGGTTCCTCCCCAAGACAGTGGTACGTAATTGAAATTGCTGACCTTCGCTATCCAGCATCGTGACAAGAATCTGCACTTCATTGCTTCCGTAATAGGAAATGCTCTGCACATTATCAGCAATGTCGTTGGTAGAAATGACATTGGAGATAGGAGACACACCACCCGTTCCCTGTTCGTTCCATCTTACGCGGGTTGTGGGGTCGTACGCGAAATAGTACTGCTTTACATCCACCTTAAGAGTGCCACCACTCAAGTAGTAACGCCGGTAGGTCAGGTCATTCGCATGACCATCTTCAAACTCCAGCTCACCTGGCTGTGGTGTACTTAGGTCTGAAGGATTGGCAGGCAAAAGGGTGACCACAGCAGGGGTTTGCCGTAACTCGCGGCTAATCCTATCCAAGGCAATGCGTGCATTCTGGGAAAGCGAAACCCTTCCCTGGTCCAACGCCATGGAGCGGCGGAACAGCGAGTAGGTAGAAGCAGTTATGCCCACCAAAATTCCGGAGACCACGACGGCCACCAGAAGCTCCACCAACGTAAATGCGCGCTTAGA
Coding sequences within:
- a CDS encoding prepilin-type N-terminal cleavage/methylation domain-containing protein yields the protein MPTTSKRAFTLVELLVAVVVSGILVGITASTYSLFRRSMALDQGRVSLSQNARIALDRISRELRQTPAVVTLLPANPSDLSTPQPGELEFEDGHANDLTYRRYYLSGGTLKVDVKQYYFAYDPTTRVRWNEQGTGGVSPISNVISTNDIADNVQSISYYGSNEVQILVTMLDSEGQQFQLRTTVLGRNL